In the genome of Rhodoplanes sp. Z2-YC6860, one region contains:
- a CDS encoding methyl-accepting chemotaxis protein → MAMRRIGFPGKFRIGAKLGFCVAVGILLVAVMIIGEQINSRAIEHLVSGADRQREIVTESIMTEVAMQSAQITGRDLRKAQTIEETNHLAAKLDEIAAAVHERLDRLRSLTYDAEAKAQFDKIEGLTLEYVAALREIEAKQTEILSSFKSLDQTEAAWARGILRLVNSPAFELLANVRNVETLITEAESAFKDARTSTWRYFVLSEAAQRYKITVAAEQAVQKLNYARRDAADKSLSEGIDKLAAMVAEYTGTLKSTTDAIEAQNRIQTDRANVAEAAARGALEQAIANAAHYSEQAGLAASAGLARAESMRIVIGAIVTFLLLGTMIYSSVAIGRPIRRIGEVLMQLAGGDKAVRIPYTKRSDEIGDTARVADVFRSNMIRMELIESEQKVAAERMRSEQKAEMRQLADTFEATVGGVVNTVSSTSIGLETAAATLTQAVSSTRGLSVMLAASAEQAANNVQLVSQAADEISASASEINRQAQESSGIARQAVQQAHSTDARMSELAAAASRIGDVVKLISAIAAQTNLLALNATIEAARAGEAGRGFAVVASEVKMLAQRTSEATNEIGEQISGIQSATEESVAALKGIGATIVRLSEIASAIASSVEAQDVTALQISNNVKQAVRGARQVTAGISDVNKEASNTGSASEGVLESARALSEESNKLRLEANKFLATVRAA, encoded by the coding sequence ATGGCCATGAGGCGAATCGGCTTCCCCGGCAAGTTCCGTATCGGCGCAAAACTCGGTTTTTGCGTCGCGGTCGGTATTTTGCTGGTCGCCGTCATGATCATCGGCGAGCAGATCAACAGCCGCGCAATCGAGCATCTCGTGTCGGGCGCCGACCGCCAACGCGAGATCGTTACCGAGAGCATCATGACCGAGGTCGCGATGCAGTCGGCGCAAATCACCGGGCGTGATCTGCGCAAGGCGCAGACGATCGAAGAAACCAATCACCTTGCTGCCAAGCTCGACGAGATCGCCGCCGCGGTCCATGAGCGTCTCGATCGATTGCGCTCGCTGACCTACGACGCCGAGGCCAAAGCGCAGTTCGACAAGATCGAGGGCCTGACGCTGGAATATGTCGCGGCGCTTCGCGAGATCGAAGCCAAGCAGACCGAAATCCTATCCTCTTTCAAAAGCCTCGACCAAACCGAGGCGGCCTGGGCGCGCGGCATTCTGCGCCTTGTGAATTCGCCGGCTTTCGAGCTCCTGGCAAATGTCAGGAACGTCGAGACGCTCATCACCGAGGCAGAGTCCGCCTTCAAAGATGCGCGCACCTCGACCTGGCGCTATTTCGTCCTGAGCGAGGCGGCCCAACGCTACAAGATCACGGTCGCGGCCGAACAGGCGGTGCAGAAGCTCAACTATGCGCGGCGGGACGCCGCGGACAAATCACTGTCCGAAGGCATCGACAAACTCGCGGCCATGGTTGCCGAATACACCGGGACGCTCAAATCCACGACCGATGCCATCGAGGCGCAGAACCGGATCCAGACCGATCGGGCCAATGTCGCGGAGGCCGCAGCACGCGGCGCGCTGGAACAGGCCATCGCCAACGCGGCTCATTACAGTGAGCAAGCCGGCCTCGCCGCCTCGGCGGGGCTCGCTCGGGCCGAGAGCATGCGAATCGTGATCGGCGCAATCGTGACCTTCCTGTTGCTCGGCACGATGATCTATTCTTCGGTCGCCATCGGCCGGCCGATCCGCAGGATCGGCGAAGTGCTGATGCAGCTTGCCGGCGGCGACAAGGCGGTGCGGATTCCTTACACCAAGCGCAGCGACGAGATCGGCGACACCGCTCGCGTCGCGGACGTGTTTCGCAGCAACATGATCCGCATGGAGCTGATCGAAAGCGAGCAGAAGGTGGCCGCCGAACGCATGCGCAGCGAGCAAAAAGCCGAGATGCGCCAGCTCGCCGACACCTTTGAGGCCACGGTAGGCGGTGTCGTCAACACCGTGTCGTCCACATCGATCGGGCTCGAGACTGCCGCCGCCACTCTCACCCAGGCTGTATCGTCAACGCGCGGGCTTTCGGTGATGCTTGCAGCCTCGGCGGAGCAGGCCGCCAACAATGTGCAACTCGTGTCGCAGGCCGCGGACGAAATTTCCGCGTCCGCCAGCGAGATCAATCGCCAGGCGCAGGAATCGAGCGGCATTGCCCGCCAGGCCGTCCAGCAGGCCCACAGCACCGACGCCCGGATGTCGGAGCTTGCGGCGGCCGCGAGCCGGATCGGCGACGTGGTCAAGCTGATCAGCGCCATTGCGGCGCAGACCAATCTTCTGGCGCTCAACGCCACCATCGAGGCTGCGCGAGCGGGTGAGGCCGGCCGCGGCTTCGCGGTGGTCGCATCCGAGGTCAAGATGCTGGCGCAGCGGACCAGCGAGGCCACCAACGAGATCGGCGAGCAGATTTCCGGGATTCAGTCGGCCACCGAGGAATCGGTTGCCGCGTTGAAGGGCATTGGCGCAACCATCGTCCGCCTCTCCGAGATAGCCTCCGCGATCGCTTCGTCGGTGGAGGCCCAGGACGTGACCGCGTTGCAGATTTCCAACAACGTCAAACAGGCGGTGCGGGGCGCGCGACAGGTCACTGCCGGTATCTCCGACGTCAACAAAGAAGCGTCCAACACGGGATCGGCGTCTGAAGGCGTTCTTGAATCAGCGCGCGCGCTGTCTGAGGAGAGCAACAAGCTCCGGCTCGAAGCCAACAAGTTCCTCGCCACCGTACGCGCGGCTTGA